The Hemiscyllium ocellatum isolate sHemOce1 chromosome 7, sHemOce1.pat.X.cur, whole genome shotgun sequence genome window below encodes:
- the LOC132817635 gene encoding gamma-crystallin S-1-like, whose product MAECRNYQFTNLFLSSQIIFYEDRNFQGRHYECSSDCADLSPYFSRCNSIRVDSDWWVLYEKPNYMGYQYVLTRGEYPDYQRWMGFNDNIWSCRTYPYYRGGSYRMRIYERPDFGGQMMEFMDDCPSVYDRFRYRDIHSCHVMDGYWTFYEHPNYRGRQYFLRPGEYRRYSDWGGYSSTIGSFRRMRDF is encoded by the exons ATGGCCGAGTGTAGAAACTATCAATTTACAAACCTGTTTCTTTCCTCACAGATCATCTTTTACGAGGACAGGAACTTCCAGGGACGGCACTATGAGTGCAGCAGTGACTGTGCCGACCTGTCCCCTTACTTCAGCCGCTGTAACTCCATCCGTGTTGACAGTGACTGGTGGGTGCTGTATGAGAAACCCAATTACATGGGATACCAGTATGTTCTGACCAGGGGAGAGTATCCTGACTACCAGCGCTGGATGGGATTCAATGACAACATTTGGTCATGTCGCACTTACCCATAC TACCGAGGAGGCTCCTACAGAATGAGGATTTACGAGAGGCCTGACTTTGGAGGACAGATGATGGAATTCATGGATGACTGTCCATCTGTCTACGATCGTTTCCGTTACCGTGACATCCACTCCTGCCATGTGATGGACGGTTACTGGACCTTCTACGAACACCCCAACTACAGAGGGCGCCAGTACTTCCTGAGACCCGGTGAATACAGGAGATACAGTGACTGGGGAGGCTACAGCTCAACTATCGGATCTTTCAGGCGCATGAGGGACTTTTAG